The Tropicibacter oceani DNA segment ACGAAGGCGACATCGTCCTGCAATACCCGGTGAAGGCCGAATTCTGGCCGCCGGTTGCGCCCGCCGCGCCGCTGGGATCGACCTTTCAACACCGCGACGAAACTTGGCGCGTGATCGAACGCGACAAGGCGGAATGCATTGCCCTGAAGGGATCGTTCGGAGAACAGCTGGCCGTTGGCGAGCGCTATAGCTTTGTCAATGCGCAGTCAGACAGCGGTGCGCTGATGTCCGGCGAATTCTGGGAGGGCGGGCGCAGCTGGTTCCTGGGCTTCTGGTTTGATCCCTTCGATGTGCGCATCGAGGTGCATCCATGACCCGCACCGCCAGCCTTCAGGCGATCAATTGCACGGCCTGCGGGGCGGGGCTGGACCTGCTGGGCGGTGGCCGGGTCACCACCCACATCTGCCCCTATTGCGCCACCGAACTGGATGCCCGCGACGATTACCGCGCGCTGCGCAAATTCTCGGACATGCCGCGGCCGGACACGCCCTTTTCGCTTGGCCAGACGGGCAAGATCATGGGCGTCGACTGGACGATCATCGGCACGCTTGGCCACCGCGAGGATTGGGGCGGCAAGTCGTGGACCTGGGTCGAACATCAGCTGTATTCGCCAACCCATGGCTATGCCTGGCTGACGGTCGAGGATGGCCACCTGACCTATGCGCGGCGGGTGCGCGGTGCGCCACAGGCGCTGTGGATCAGCGAACGCTGGGTCGAAACCGCCGAGAACGTCCCGCACGTCAGCCACCGCGGCGAGACCTTCAAATACCTGCAAACGACCAAAAGCCGCCTGACCTTTGCCGAGGGCGAATTCACCTGGGCGCCCAACGTCGGAGAGGCGACGACGACGATTTCGGCCATGTCCCCAGGCGCCATGCTGGATTTTTCCGAAACCGGGTCCGAGCGGGAAATCTATCGGTCGACCTATCTGCCGCACGGCGCGACGATGAAGGCCTTTGGACTGGCGCCCAAGGATCTGGTGCCGCGGGGCGTACATGCGTTGCAACCCTACAAGGCGGGCGAAAACACCGATTTCCTGGCCTTTGCCAGCACGGTGGCCGCCGCCGCCTGCCTGGTGATCGCGATCACCTTTTCGGCACTGCCGGGGTTCCAGATCCTGGCGCCGACCACGCTGAGCACCGCATCGCTGCCGCAGGAGGTCAGTTTTGACATCACCGACGACAGCAAGCTGGCCGGCATCCGCCTGAACAGCAACGTGTCGAACGCCTGGTCCTATTACGAGATGGAGCTGACCGACCCCGAGGATGCGCCGGTGTTCGAGGCCGGGCGCACGGTGGAATACTACTATGGGCGCGAGGACGGCGAAAACTGGAGCGAGGGCAGCC contains these protein-coding regions:
- a CDS encoding DUF4178 domain-containing protein, which translates into the protein MSDFNCPNCGDAVPAQISYVTMVTCPSCSTTLYLDGAGLHAAGQSGEMHDGPKLFDLGDTVGLGDATVQILGHARFSYGRGWWDEFWGLDESQRSVWVSVDEGDIVLQYPVKAEFWPPVAPAAPLGSTFQHRDETWRVIERDKAECIALKGSFGEQLAVGERYSFVNAQSDSGALMSGEFWEGGRSWFLGFWFDPFDVRIEVHP
- a CDS encoding DUF4178 domain-containing protein, which produces MTRTASLQAINCTACGAGLDLLGGGRVTTHICPYCATELDARDDYRALRKFSDMPRPDTPFSLGQTGKIMGVDWTIIGTLGHREDWGGKSWTWVEHQLYSPTHGYAWLTVEDGHLTYARRVRGAPQALWISERWVETAENVPHVSHRGETFKYLQTTKSRLTFAEGEFTWAPNVGEATTTISAMSPGAMLDFSETGSEREIYRSTYLPHGATMKAFGLAPKDLVPRGVHALQPYKAGENTDFLAFASTVAAAACLVIAITFSALPGFQILAPTTLSTASLPQEVSFDITDDSKLAGIRLNSNVSNAWSYYEMELTDPEDAPVFEAGRTVEYYYGREDGENWSEGSRTTALYFRPPGTGTYTLSIDQPETGTWGTTNIRPATDVTVSARQGMSSGFWMYVLFAGFAAIAVLTYGRRHYHRMRRWKHSDWDDD